In Micromonospora purpureochromogenes, a single window of DNA contains:
- a CDS encoding alkaline phosphatase PhoX, whose amino-acid sequence MTSSPISRRNLLRSGAAGGLGIVVAGNLEAIAGPAAARAATRPAVGYGELVPDPAGLLALPPGFSYTIVAQAGSTLLESGHPTPSDPDANGCFRSPTGSVLVNNHEIGGSEPYGVPALPGLTYDPGARGGTTTIEVDGAGRRLREYVSVAGTHNNCAGGITPWGTWLTCEETEQRAGGKFLKDHGYVFEVDPHDPTANQDPVALKFLGRYAHEAVAVDPYTQAIFLTEDAGGPNGLYFRWTPPAGFPGGKGALRALAQRPDGDTAGSLQAMSCYLGDNHIADLSQATLPGTRYKVEWVDVPDRDARTVSVRKQFTDGQVTRSRKLEGAWWADGGAYFVASFARHGDGSVNEHDGQVWFYDPRTETVTLKTIFGVNQAPDQEGGYDGPDNITVSPYGGVILAEDGDGLSHLVGVTAQGKAYPLARNELNDSEFAGPTFSADGTILFANIQSPGYVFAITGPWGRPSDDDPA is encoded by the coding sequence GGCGAGCTGGTGCCGGACCCGGCCGGCCTGCTGGCGCTGCCGCCCGGTTTCTCGTACACGATCGTGGCGCAGGCCGGCAGCACGCTGCTGGAGAGCGGCCACCCGACCCCCAGCGACCCCGACGCGAACGGCTGCTTCCGGTCCCCGACCGGTTCCGTGCTGGTGAACAACCACGAGATCGGCGGCAGCGAGCCGTACGGCGTGCCCGCGCTGCCGGGCCTCACCTACGACCCGGGCGCCCGCGGTGGCACCACCACCATCGAGGTGGACGGCGCCGGGCGGCGGTTGCGCGAGTACGTCAGCGTGGCCGGCACCCACAACAACTGCGCCGGCGGGATCACCCCGTGGGGCACCTGGCTGACCTGCGAGGAGACCGAGCAGCGGGCCGGCGGGAAGTTCCTCAAGGACCACGGGTACGTCTTCGAGGTCGACCCGCACGACCCCACCGCCAACCAGGACCCGGTGGCCCTGAAGTTCCTCGGCCGCTACGCGCACGAGGCGGTGGCGGTCGACCCGTACACCCAGGCGATCTTCCTCACCGAGGACGCGGGCGGGCCGAACGGGCTCTACTTCCGGTGGACGCCCCCGGCCGGCTTCCCGGGCGGCAAGGGGGCGCTGCGCGCGCTGGCGCAGCGGCCGGACGGTGACACCGCCGGCAGCCTCCAGGCGATGAGCTGCTACCTCGGCGACAACCACATCGCGGACCTGTCCCAGGCGACCCTCCCGGGCACCCGGTACAAGGTGGAGTGGGTCGACGTGCCCGACCGCGACGCACGCACCGTCTCGGTGCGCAAGCAGTTCACCGACGGGCAGGTGACCCGCAGCCGCAAGCTGGAGGGCGCCTGGTGGGCCGACGGCGGCGCCTACTTCGTGGCCAGCTTCGCCCGGCACGGCGACGGCAGCGTCAACGAGCACGACGGCCAGGTCTGGTTCTACGACCCGCGCACCGAGACGGTCACCCTGAAGACCATCTTCGGCGTCAACCAGGCCCCGGACCAGGAGGGCGGCTACGACGGCCCGGACAACATCACCGTTTCGCCCTACGGCGGGGTGATCCTGGCCGAGGACGGCGACGGCCTGTCCCACCTGGTCGGGGTGACCGCGCAGGGCAAGGCGTACCCGCTGGCCCGCAACGAGCTGAACGACAGCGAGTTCGCCGGCCCGACGTTCAGCGCGGACGGCACGATCCTGTTCGCCAACATCCAGTCCCCCGGTTACGTCTTTGCGATCACCGGGCCGTGGGGGCGGCCGAGCGACGACGACCCGGCCTGA